In the genome of Oceanispirochaeta sp. M1, one region contains:
- the hisC gene encoding histidinol-phosphate transaminase, which translates to MKIRKTLQSVTPYVAGKSKAGAVKLSSNENPLGPSPRALAAINREMNHLHRYPDGRSSVLIEALAEHFDLKKECFIAGNGSDEIFALIAGTYLEEGQEVVTADSTFSEYNFSGLLFGGHVKKVPLIEGKFDPQGLLNAVTDKTSLVFIANPNNPTGTFLDCSEIRSFMEKLPKSVILVLDEAYAEFSTHKDFCSGRDMVMEYPNLIVTRTFSKIYGLAGLRLGFAMGHPDIIQEIFRSKQAFNVNLLAQKAGAEALKDDEFIERTLKLCREGREYLYKALEEEGFFYYPSEANFICIRINKDSKEVFDSFLDQGMAIRPLSSFGMNDWIRYTIGTVEHNREFIRLLKTLKD; encoded by the coding sequence ATGAAAATCAGGAAAACCCTCCAGTCGGTCACTCCCTATGTGGCCGGAAAAAGCAAGGCTGGGGCCGTGAAACTCTCCTCCAATGAGAACCCTCTTGGACCTTCCCCCAGAGCTCTGGCTGCCATAAACCGGGAAATGAATCATCTCCACCGCTACCCTGACGGCCGCTCTTCCGTGCTGATAGAGGCTCTTGCCGAGCATTTTGACCTGAAAAAGGAATGTTTTATCGCCGGAAACGGATCAGATGAGATATTTGCTCTCATAGCAGGAACCTACCTGGAAGAGGGACAGGAAGTCGTCACCGCTGATTCCACATTCTCAGAATATAATTTCTCAGGTCTCCTTTTTGGGGGTCATGTCAAAAAAGTGCCCCTCATTGAAGGGAAATTTGACCCTCAGGGATTGCTGAATGCAGTGACAGATAAGACAAGCCTGGTATTTATAGCCAATCCGAACAACCCCACAGGAACATTCTTAGACTGCAGTGAAATTCGAAGCTTTATGGAAAAGCTCCCAAAGAGTGTTATCCTTGTCCTTGATGAGGCATATGCAGAATTTTCAACCCACAAAGACTTCTGCTCCGGCAGAGATATGGTTATGGAATACCCTAACCTTATAGTAACCAGGACCTTCTCCAAGATATACGGCCTGGCCGGACTACGCCTGGGATTTGCCATGGGGCACCCGGATATAATTCAGGAGATATTCCGTTCAAAGCAGGCCTTTAATGTGAATCTACTGGCTCAGAAAGCCGGTGCCGAAGCACTGAAGGATGACGAGTTTATTGAAAGGACTCTCAAACTCTGCAGAGAAGGTAGAGAATATCTGTACAAGGCGCTGGAGGAAGAAGGATTCTTCTATTATCCCAGTGAAGCCAATTTTATCTGCATCAGAATCAATAAGGACAGTAAGGAGGTATTCGATTCTTTCCTGGATCAGGGTATGGCTATCCGCCCCCTCAGCTCCTTCGGTATGAATGATTGGATTCGCTATACCATAGGTACGGTCGAGCACAACAGGGAGTTTATAAGACTCCTGAAAACACTTAAGGACTGA
- a CDS encoding ATP-binding protein, with product MISPGQMKSLFMDMNEALIITDKSGLIMNVNHVAEKIIGMSESDLQRRHINALLTPRQKEIKSEEISRDRKTGLIMWLLNIRKNQPVTGIENSGASTFLAAMTHEIRTPMNGIIGMTDLALEEEMSPFLKEYLDVIRLSADSLMRVINDILDYSKIESGKLIIESIPIPFPIFLNNIAKLFSPQAESKGLEFRYSMGENIPDIIMGDPVRIRQIIQNLLNNALKFTSSGYIEFSSYLDMEKSRIYFCISDTGIGIPPEKQHLLFRSFTQIDASTTRKYGGTGLGLAICAYLTSSMGGQIDVNSKDSKGSTFRFFLPLVLPEEKKEEKGPSRVERKEQHLSSEGPLILLLEDNRVNQLLAVRTMEKAGYRVVTAENGFEGLDRYKEQKPDMILMDIQMPGKDGYETAADIRELEKDKKKKTPIIALTALALDADKEKIRKAGMNDFLGKPVSPIDLKEMLLKYCREK from the coding sequence TTGATCAGCCCGGGACAGATGAAGTCTTTGTTTATGGATATGAATGAAGCTTTAATCATTACAGATAAATCAGGCCTTATAATGAATGTGAATCATGTGGCTGAAAAAATAATCGGAATGTCCGAGAGTGATCTGCAGAGAAGACACATCAATGCCCTGCTGACCCCAAGACAGAAAGAGATCAAAAGTGAAGAGATATCCAGAGACAGAAAAACAGGACTGATAATGTGGCTCCTGAATATCCGGAAGAATCAACCTGTTACGGGGATTGAAAACAGCGGTGCATCCACGTTCCTGGCTGCCATGACACATGAAATCAGAACACCTATGAATGGAATTATAGGGATGACCGATCTGGCTCTTGAAGAAGAGATGAGTCCCTTCCTGAAGGAATACCTTGATGTAATCAGGCTCTCTGCAGATTCACTGATGCGGGTTATAAATGACATCCTGGATTATTCAAAAATTGAATCCGGAAAGCTTATCATAGAGAGTATCCCGATTCCCTTCCCGATTTTTCTAAATAATATTGCAAAGCTCTTCAGCCCTCAGGCTGAATCCAAGGGGCTGGAATTCCGCTATAGTATGGGAGAAAATATTCCGGATATAATTATGGGTGACCCCGTCAGGATCAGACAGATCATACAAAATTTACTCAACAATGCCCTGAAATTCACATCCTCCGGTTATATCGAATTTTCCAGCTATCTAGACATGGAAAAATCCCGTATCTATTTCTGTATCTCAGATACTGGAATCGGAATTCCCCCTGAGAAACAACATCTCCTGTTCCGCTCGTTTACTCAAATTGATGCATCCACAACGAGAAAATACGGAGGGACCGGTCTTGGCCTGGCAATCTGTGCCTATCTCACCAGCAGTATGGGAGGACAGATTGATGTTAACAGTAAAGATTCCAAAGGCAGTACATTCCGCTTCTTCCTTCCCCTTGTACTTCCGGAAGAGAAAAAGGAAGAAAAAGGTCCCTCCAGGGTAGAAAGAAAAGAACAGCACCTGAGTTCTGAAGGTCCTCTGATTCTTCTTCTGGAAGATAACAGAGTAAACCAGCTCCTGGCCGTAAGAACCATGGAAAAAGCCGGTTACAGAGTTGTTACTGCAGAGAATGGGTTTGAAGGTCTGGACCGATACAAGGAGCAAAAGCCGGATATGATTCTCATGGATATACAGATGCCCGGCAAAGACGGTTATGAAACGGCTGCAGATATACGTGAACTTGAGAAGGATAAGAAAAAAAAGACTCCCATCATAGCCCTCACCGCCCTGGCTCTGGATGCTGATAAAGAAAAAATCAGAAAAGCGGGAATGAATGATTTTTTAGGAAAACCTGTCAGTCCTATTGACCTTAAAGAGATGCTCCTTAAATATTGTAGAGAAAAGTAA
- a CDS encoding HEAT repeat domain-containing protein: MIKKTRYLSQKERETARKYFFRFVSFNGISFSFLGNTTVYLLAILYGASNLQLGYISAATYITGGMLIFYPRLFQGKSNKNVGYIAWLLRGLVCLGYLLLPMLSGASAVWVILITYTLFCITRTIGVAIQQSIRKMISTSRTRGEVIMTSSTRFNTIAMISRFFSYMLTSFNYLSELTGILTLQFIGIIANTFASINLRKMPNREIVDYQPGQNMVRILKDTFKKKRERTILLLRWSAICIEIMGAMTIPFLRQYAGFSASQIFMYTLIITVASIVAALIIRPFADRMGSRPFILPAGITAGLLYLTWMTISPDRSPEFFFILGFLTVFVQNILSLLTARLFVQSIPEEGSVSYTSMDIVVTSFLALLLGIAAGGLADLSSAGFNLPILNVYGLTFTLALIICIFITVVASGFYEKGSATMKKTWTMLLSIEHMRTFRDISMLSSGKSNHKRKTLILSLAYTGSSLANEEMRQMFLNPVSSEKSDIMKTLFERKRPELIPDLIREAMEKHSLYRHEAIFALGAYPSPEVEEALIHLFDDEDSLTASNAAKSLGRIGHTASLEKIYDRYIKGKRGNITRDLNYVIALHNMAPEGKWLESLFSAEISALGKCYEQSLYTLFSRQKDMNPPLGWIYQMNNMEYGEGIHILLDETREMEIFFQAQSHLYSSYNSKDYAAIWSWCQKSLNNVENLSKAATPIVRSILQFDPHSGNPSNSIAVLYYTYQILSEGGAL, from the coding sequence ATGATAAAAAAAACAAGATATCTGTCCCAGAAAGAGAGAGAAACCGCAAGAAAATATTTCTTCCGTTTCGTCTCCTTCAACGGGATAAGTTTCAGCTTCCTTGGCAATACGACTGTATACCTTCTGGCCATTCTCTACGGTGCCAGCAACCTGCAGCTCGGCTATATTTCAGCTGCAACATATATAACAGGGGGAATGCTGATTTTCTATCCCCGTCTTTTTCAAGGAAAATCCAATAAAAATGTAGGCTATATCGCCTGGCTGCTCAGGGGACTTGTCTGCCTGGGTTACCTGCTTCTCCCCATGCTCAGCGGAGCCTCAGCTGTCTGGGTCATCCTTATAACATACACACTCTTCTGTATAACCCGTACAATCGGGGTTGCCATACAGCAGTCAATCCGGAAGATGATCTCCACAAGCCGTACCAGGGGCGAAGTGATCATGACATCCTCCACCCGTTTCAACACCATTGCCATGATCTCCCGCTTTTTCAGCTATATGCTGACCTCCTTCAACTATCTTTCGGAACTGACCGGGATACTTACCCTTCAGTTCATAGGTATTATTGCCAATACTTTTGCCAGTATCAATCTCAGAAAAATGCCCAACAGGGAGATTGTGGACTATCAGCCCGGACAGAATATGGTACGTATTCTCAAAGATACTTTTAAAAAAAAGAGAGAACGGACAATACTGCTTCTCCGGTGGAGCGCCATCTGTATTGAAATTATGGGAGCCATGACCATACCTTTCCTGCGTCAATATGCAGGATTCTCAGCCTCCCAGATCTTTATGTACACCCTGATTATCACAGTGGCATCCATCGTTGCGGCTCTGATAATCCGCCCCTTTGCCGACAGAATGGGAAGCAGACCCTTTATTCTTCCCGCAGGAATCACCGCCGGTCTCCTCTATCTGACCTGGATGACCATCTCTCCGGACCGCAGCCCCGAGTTCTTCTTTATACTCGGATTCCTGACAGTGTTTGTACAGAATATACTGTCTCTGCTTACGGCCAGACTCTTTGTTCAGTCCATCCCCGAAGAAGGATCAGTCTCCTATACATCCATGGATATAGTAGTAACCTCCTTCCTGGCCCTTTTGCTGGGAATTGCAGCCGGAGGGCTGGCAGACCTGTCATCCGCGGGATTCAATCTTCCTATTCTCAATGTATATGGCCTGACCTTCACCCTGGCTTTAATTATCTGTATTTTTATCACCGTAGTCGCCTCAGGTTTTTATGAAAAAGGCAGTGCAACCATGAAGAAGACATGGACCATGCTTCTTTCTATCGAACATATGCGTACTTTCCGGGATATCAGCATGCTGAGCAGTGGTAAAAGCAACCATAAACGGAAGACCCTGATCCTCTCTCTGGCCTACACAGGTTCTTCTCTGGCCAATGAAGAGATGAGACAGATGTTCCTTAATCCTGTGAGTTCAGAAAAATCAGATATAATGAAAACTCTTTTTGAAAGAAAGAGGCCGGAGCTCATACCTGATCTGATCAGAGAGGCTATGGAAAAACACTCTCTCTACAGACATGAGGCCATATTTGCCCTGGGAGCCTACCCCTCTCCGGAAGTGGAAGAGGCCCTGATCCATCTCTTTGATGACGAAGACAGCCTGACTGCCTCAAATGCCGCAAAATCTCTGGGCCGTATAGGTCATACAGCAAGCCTGGAGAAGATCTACGACCGTTATATAAAGGGTAAGAGAGGAAACATAACAAGAGACCTGAATTATGTGATAGCCCTCCATAACATGGCTCCCGAGGGAAAATGGCTGGAGAGTCTTTTCTCAGCAGAGATAAGTGCTCTGGGAAAATGTTATGAGCAGAGTCTCTATACCCTGTTCAGCCGACAGAAAGATATGAATCCGCCCCTGGGCTGGATCTATCAGATGAACAATATGGAATATGGTGAAGGGATTCATATACTCCTTGACGAAACAAGGGAAATGGAGATCTTTTTTCAGGCTCAATCACATCTCTATTCATCCTATAATTCAAAAGATTATGCAGCAATCTGGAGCTGGTGTCAGAAATCTCTCAATAATGTAGAAAATCTCAGCAAGGCGGCAACGCCGATTGTCAGATCCATTCTTCAATTTGATCCCCATAGTGGAAATCCCAGCAATTCTATCGCAGTATTATATTATACCTATCAGATACTTTCGGAAGGGGGAGCTCTTTGA
- a CDS encoding aldo/keto reductase family oxidoreductase, which translates to MKEKNMTSINTAIEGLRIPSIALGCMRISEMKPEVVLELITCSMEEGINFFDHADIYGGGKSEEVFAKALKLSSFKREDIILQSKCGIRDGFFDFSESHILNSVDEILKRLNSEYLDILLLHRPDTLMEPDEVASAFDRLQKSGKVKHFGVSNQNPMQIQLLQKSVNQKLAFNQLQLSLMRSGMIDCGLNVNMKLDASLDHDGGILDFCRLHDITIQAWSPFQYGFFEGVFLNNEKFPELNKEIDRLAEKYSVSNSAVALAWILRHPSGIQTVIGTTKITRIKEMAKAASFKLSREEWYALYRAAGNVLP; encoded by the coding sequence ATGAAAGAAAAAAATATGACCAGCATAAATACGGCAATTGAAGGCCTGAGAATACCCTCCATCGCCCTCGGATGTATGCGGATATCGGAAATGAAACCTGAAGTGGTACTGGAGTTGATAACCTGCTCAATGGAAGAGGGTATCAATTTTTTTGATCATGCCGATATCTACGGTGGAGGCAAGTCGGAAGAGGTATTTGCAAAGGCTCTGAAACTGAGCTCATTTAAGAGAGAAGATATTATTCTTCAGTCCAAGTGCGGTATCCGTGACGGCTTTTTTGATTTTTCGGAGAGTCATATTCTGAATTCTGTAGATGAAATACTGAAAAGGCTGAATAGCGAATACCTGGATATACTTCTTCTTCATCGTCCCGACACTCTGATGGAACCCGATGAAGTCGCATCGGCTTTTGACCGCCTTCAAAAGAGCGGTAAGGTGAAACACTTTGGCGTGAGTAATCAGAATCCCATGCAGATTCAGCTTCTCCAGAAGTCTGTGAATCAGAAGCTTGCCTTCAATCAGCTGCAGCTGAGCCTGATGCGCAGCGGTATGATCGATTGCGGGCTCAATGTGAATATGAAGCTTGATGCTTCTCTGGATCATGATGGTGGAATCCTTGATTTCTGCAGGCTTCATGATATTACAATTCAGGCCTGGTCTCCTTTTCAGTACGGTTTCTTTGAAGGCGTATTTCTGAATAATGAGAAATTCCCGGAGCTGAATAAGGAAATTGACCGCTTGGCTGAAAAGTATTCAGTCAGTAATTCAGCAGTAGCTCTGGCATGGATACTCCGCCACCCGTCGGGTATACAAACTGTGATCGGTACAACAAAAATCACTAGAATCAAAGAAATGGCAAAGGCAGCCTCTTTTAAACTCAGCAGGGAAGAGTGGTATGCTCTCTATAGAGCCGCCGGAAATGTCCTACCCTGA
- a CDS encoding permease: protein MEFIILSSLTAVLLLFSLYKSRERTKKALKLAGKRLLKIAPMIMLMVILISITLYFLPPEVISKYLGGDNRWLAMITASIVGSIALIPGFVAFPLGGVLRDSSVPYMIIAAFTSSLMMVGIVTLPVERQYLGMRVAVLRNIISFIIAIIVALVTGILYGEIF, encoded by the coding sequence ATGGAATTTATTATTCTATCAAGTCTCACAGCAGTTCTTCTGCTGTTCTCATTGTACAAAAGCAGGGAAAGAACAAAGAAAGCTCTGAAACTGGCTGGAAAACGCCTTTTGAAGATTGCACCCATGATAATGCTGATGGTTATACTCATTTCCATTACCCTGTATTTTCTACCTCCTGAAGTCATTTCAAAGTATCTTGGAGGAGATAACCGCTGGCTGGCCATGATAACGGCCTCCATTGTCGGTTCGATAGCCCTTATTCCGGGGTTCGTCGCATTCCCTCTGGGGGGAGTCCTGAGAGACAGCTCTGTTCCTTATATGATTATTGCGGCTTTTACCTCTTCATTGATGATGGTGGGAATTGTAACTCTGCCGGTTGAACGTCAGTATCTTGGTATGAGAGTCGCGGTGTTAAGAAATATCATATCATTTATTATCGCAATTATTGTAGCTCTGGTAACAGGGATTCTATATGGGGAGATCTTTTAG
- a CDS encoding permease — MNKKKIIMPAIIVLSLILVIALFFIDSAAPGAIGKIFAMNLLTMVKILPFAFILIALFDIWVERKTIERHLGEGGGGKSFFWAVLLGSTTMGPMIVCLPMAAALHRKGARLTVIFTYIAASSVARVAMTIFESSYMGVKFTIIRYAVSLPLIIISSIILGRILQRRGYEIKGE, encoded by the coding sequence ATGAATAAAAAGAAAATTATTATGCCTGCCATAATTGTACTTTCTCTTATCCTAGTGATCGCTTTGTTTTTTATTGATTCAGCTGCTCCCGGTGCAATAGGGAAAATTTTTGCAATGAACCTTTTGACAATGGTTAAGATTCTTCCCTTTGCCTTTATTCTAATTGCCTTATTTGATATCTGGGTAGAGAGGAAGACTATTGAGAGACACCTGGGTGAAGGGGGGGGCGGTAAGAGCTTTTTCTGGGCTGTTCTTCTTGGAAGTACAACCATGGGTCCCATGATTGTCTGTCTGCCGATGGCAGCCGCTCTTCATAGAAAAGGTGCCCGTCTTACAGTAATATTCACCTATATAGCAGCATCCTCTGTTGCCAGGGTGGCAATGACTATATTTGAAAGCTCATATATGGGTGTAAAGTTTACAATTATCCGCTATGCGGTATCTCTACCTCTGATCATTATCAGTTCAATTATTCTGGGTCGTATATTGCAGAGACGAGGGTATGAAATTAAAGGTGAATAA